One genomic window of Etheostoma spectabile isolate EspeVRDwgs_2016 unplaced genomic scaffold, UIUC_Espe_1.0 scaffold00004077, whole genome shotgun sequence includes the following:
- the LOC116676951 gene encoding LOW QUALITY PROTEIN: epsin-1-like (The sequence of the model RefSeq protein was modified relative to this genomic sequence to represent the inferred CDS: inserted 1 base in 1 codon), giving the protein MTSSMLRRQLKNLVQNYSRAEVKVREATSNDPWGPSSTQMADLSDLTYXVVACNEIMTMLWKRLKDDKNWRHIHKSLTLLEYLLKTGDDRVLLKMKDNIYIVKALTEYRFVEKDGKDQGGNVREKAKVVLVLMEDDEKLKEERDFALKTREKTSKGSAASSTDAVTDPNYKPVYVPGTSGLPSLDNIPSVADLAASFAARKEERLKQEAEKKDAERRAKMSEEELKWEDAGKGNDAKGGAWGGEKAEKKEEEEEVKEPKEATDPWGTSAKPDTKATTDPWGAPAKTKEDPFSAAKTVENSFAAPKNEEDPFAAPKDDPFNTPKDSSDPFNAPKDKEDPFAAPQNKPDPFSLSNNDSFNAPKDDPFNAPKDDPFNAPKDDPFNAPKDDPFNAPKDDPFNAPKDDPFNAPKDDPFNAPKDDPFNAPKDDPFNAPKDDPFNAPKDDPFNAAKG; this is encoded by the exons ATGACGTCCTCTATGCTCCGCAGACAGCTGAAGAACCTGGTCCAGAACTACTCCCGAGCTGAGGTCAAG GTGAGAGAGGCGACGTCTAATGACCCGTGGGGCCCATCCAGCACTCAGATGGCAGACCTGTCTGATCTGACCT ATGTGGTGGCCTGCAACGAGATCATGACAATGCTCTGGAAGCGCCTTAAAGACGACAAGAACTGGAGACACATTCACAAG TCCCTGACACTGCTGGAGTACCTGTTAAAGACCGGGGACGATCGTGTGCTCCTGAAAATGAAAGACAACATCTACATCGTCAAAGCCCTCACAGAGTATCGCTTTGTAGAAAAAGATGGCAAAGATCAG GGTGGAAATGTGAGAGAGAAGGCCAAAGTTGTCCTTGTTCTTATGGAGGATGATGAGAAActaaaggaggagagagacttTGCCCTCAAGACCAGAGAGAAGACTTCCAAAGGTTCTGCTG CCTCATCCACGGATGCCGTCACGGATCCTAACTACAAGCCAGTCTACGTTCCCGGGACCTCAGGGCTTCCATCCTTAGACAACATACCCTCAGTGGCTGACTTGGCTGCTTCCTTCGCTGCCCGCAAAGAGGAGCGTCTTAAACAGGAAGCGGAGAAGAAAGACGCAGAGAGGAGG GCTAAAATGAGTGAAGAGGAGCTGAAATGGGAGGATGCCGGGAAAGGCAATGACGCAAAAGGGGGTGCCTGGGGAGGTGAAAAAgcagagaagaaggaggaggaggaggaggtgaaagAACCTAAAGAGGCCACAGATCCATGGGGCACATCAGCAAAACCTGACACAAAGGCTACCACTGATCCTTGGGGTGCTCCAGCTAAAACTAAAGAAGATCCATTTTCAGCGGCAAAAACGGTTGAAAATTCATTTGCTGCTCCAAAGAATGAAGAAGATCCATTTGCAGCCCCAAAAGATGACCCGTTCAACACCCCAAAAGATAGTTCAGACCCCTTCAATGCACCCAAAGACAAGGAGGATCCATTTGCTGCACCACAAAATAAACCAGATCCCTTCAGTTTGTCTAACAATGATTCGTTCAACGCCCCAAAGGATGATCCCTTCAACGCCCCAAAGGATGATCCCTTCAACGCCCCAAAGGATGATCCCTTCAACGCCCCAAAGGATGACCCCTTCAACGCCCCAAAGGATGACCCCTTCAACGCCCCAAAGGATGATCCCTTCAACGCCCCAAAGGATGATCCCTTCAACGCCCCAAAGGATGATCCCTTCAACGCCCCAAAGGATGATCCCTTCAACGCCCCAAAGGATGATCCCTTCAACGCCCCAAAGGATGATCCCTTCAACGCAGCCAAAGGATGA
- the LOC116676948 gene encoding nuclear pore complex protein DDB_G0274915-like, producing MIPSTPQRMIPSTLQTSTPPKEDPFSAPASSKDDPFSASTTPPKEEPFSTPIKPSQDDPFTAATTPPKVDPFSTPSKPTTDDPFTAATTPPKDNHFTAATPPPKEDPFAAPSKPKKDDPFTAATTPPKDDPFSAATTPPKEDPFTVPSSPPEVDASDPFNAPPVTSPQGSADLWGAPASSPPATGSDPWGPPSAPKETKSGDPWGDGTNLSSPIDHSDAFGDSSNLDSDPWGTPAAALVSTGDAWGSPAPPLDSSPSSDPFGDGASKKSDPWGAPSNASSNDTGKQTAQEEKLHKKTASFLGSAGASLVDLDDLFSSNPKPKQLPLANKLVAQTQAIGAFKARGMASGPVVRSGTVAGGFLPETSYSSPFGSTLAPSFGAPSPTFGAANPSSETPLFQLPSHTMSSNMPQVAPPFTGTGMVQSVSVGGSPQMGLNVNPPFGGVEMVHSGLPVGNPLADPLLLGTGMGQSSFYGGYRQAGVAQLGGSTPLGGGGVPFQPQFLSGRGSGENLNKNNNPFLF from the exons ATGATCCCTTCAACGCCCCAAAGGATGATCCCTTCAACGCTCCAAA CTTCAACACCCCCTAAGGAAGACCCATTTTCAGCCCCAGCATCGTCTAAAGATGATCCCTTCAGTGCTTCCACAACACCACCTAAAGAAGAACCTTTCTCTACACCCATTAAACCTTCCCAAGATGACCCTTTTACTGCTGCAACAACACCCCCCAAAGTGGATCCTTTCTCCACACCATCCAAACCTACAACAGATGACCCTTTTACTGCAGCAACAACACCACCCAAAGACAACCATTTTACTGCAGCAACACCACCACCCAAAGAGGATCCTTTTGCTGCACCATCCAAACCTAAGAAAGACGACCCTTTTACTGCAGCAACAACACCACCCAAAGACGACCCTTTTTCTGCAGCAACAACACCCCCTAAAGAGGACCCATTCACAGTGCCATCCAGTCCACCAGAAGTTGATGCCTCGGATCCCTTCAATGCCCCTCCGGTGACCTCGCCCCAAGGCAGTGCAGATTTGTGGGGAGCCCCTGCTAGTTCTCCACCTGCCACCGGGTCAGATCCCTGGGGGCCGCCGTCTGCTCCAAAGGAAACAAAGAGCGGAGATCCCTGGGGGGATGGAACGAACCTCTCCTCACCCATTGATCATTCTGATGCATTTGGAGATTCATCCAACCTGGACAGTGACCCATGGGGAACCCCAG CTGCAGCTCTAGTTAGCACAGGTGATGCGTGGGGTTCACCTGCTCCACCCTTAGACTCCTCCCCATCCAGTGACCCCTTTGGAGATGGTGCATCTAAAAAAAGTGATCCTTGGGGTGCTCCAAGTAACGCATCTAGCAATGACACAG GAAAACAAACGGCGCAGGAAGAGAAGTTGCATAAAAAGACTGCGTCGTTTCTGGGCTCTGCGGGGGCGTCGCTTGTTGACCTGGATGATCTATTTTCTTCTAACCCCAAACCCAAACAACTCCCCCTCGCCAACAAGCTCGTTGCCCAGACTCAAGCCATCG GCGCTTTCAAAGCCAGGGGCATGGCATCTGGCCCCGTGGTCAGATCAGGGACTGTTGCAGGGGGGTTCCTTCCTGAAACATCATACAGCAGTCCTTTTGGTTCCACCCTTGCTCCCTCCTTCGGTGCACCTTCTCCCACTTTTGGAGCTGCCAATCCTTCCAGTGAAACTCCCTTATTTCAGCTACCGTCTCATACCATGAGCTCAAATATGCCTCAGGTGGCTCCTCCGTTCACAGGAACTGGAATGGTACAATCCGTTTCTGTGGGAGGGAGTCCACAAATGGGCCTTAACGTGAACCCCCCCTTTGGAGGAGTGGAAATGGTGCATTCTGGACTCCCGGTGGGGAATCCTTTGGCAGACCCCCTGTTATTGGGAACAGGAATGGGTCAGTCCAGTTTCTATGGAGGATATCGCCAAGCAGGAGTGGCTCAATTGGGAGGATCCACTCCACTGGGCGGCGGGGGAGTCCCCTTCCAGCCCCAGTTTCTCTCAGGCAGAGGGTCGGGTGAGaacttgaacaaaaacaacaatccaTTCCTGTTCTGA